From one Halosimplex rubrum genomic stretch:
- a CDS encoding AbrB/MazE/SpoVT family DNA-binding domain-containing protein translates to MQTRKLQQVGGGTYTVSIPKEWANDHQLEAGMELYLSTHSDDSIVVRAAEKDVDELATATVAVDGDERALVRRALQAAHAVGFETVTLEPADAFTDEQRRAARSVVRNLVGTDLLVENDGEITVQHLLDAANVSVRQSVVQLQFTALSIHRTATDALVAADADAYERLRGRADEADRLFRMVARHLSRSLVSLEEIDCLGLTRATLFDYYVTARQLEGVARRGVGVARAARRLPEPLPGPVAENVREAAEAARTVVDDATTAVLDDADEGLTAIALDGHERAVAEIEAIDEALFDEATAPFDGSTAATVALARALDHLTRTADRGAAVADVAARAAIRERNV, encoded by the coding sequence ATGCAGACGCGCAAACTCCAACAGGTCGGCGGCGGCACGTACACGGTGTCGATCCCCAAAGAGTGGGCGAACGACCACCAGCTCGAAGCGGGCATGGAGCTGTATCTCAGTACCCACAGCGACGACTCGATCGTCGTCCGCGCCGCCGAGAAGGACGTCGACGAGCTGGCCACGGCCACCGTCGCCGTCGACGGCGACGAGCGCGCGCTGGTCCGGCGAGCGCTCCAGGCCGCCCACGCCGTCGGCTTCGAGACGGTCACGCTCGAACCGGCCGACGCGTTTACGGACGAACAGCGCCGGGCCGCCCGCTCGGTCGTCCGGAACCTCGTCGGGACCGACCTCCTCGTGGAGAACGACGGCGAGATCACCGTCCAGCACCTGCTGGACGCCGCGAACGTCTCCGTCCGCCAGTCGGTCGTCCAGCTGCAGTTCACGGCGCTGTCGATCCACCGCACCGCGACGGACGCGCTCGTCGCCGCCGACGCCGACGCCTACGAACGGCTCCGCGGGCGCGCCGACGAGGCCGACCGGCTCTTCCGGATGGTCGCCCGCCACCTCTCGCGGTCGCTCGTCTCGCTGGAGGAGATCGACTGCCTCGGGCTCACCCGCGCGACGCTGTTCGACTACTACGTCACCGCCCGTCAGCTGGAGGGGGTCGCACGTCGGGGCGTCGGCGTCGCCCGCGCCGCCCGCCGGCTCCCCGAGCCGCTCCCCGGCCCGGTGGCCGAGAACGTCCGCGAGGCCGCCGAAGCCGCCCGGACGGTCGTCGACGACGCGACGACGGCCGTCCTCGACGACGCCGACGAGGGCCTGACCGCGATCGCGCTGGACGGACACGAGCGAGCAGTCGCCGAGATCGAGGCCATCGACGAGGCGCTGTTCGACGAGGCGACCGCCCCATTCGACGGCTCGACGGCCGCCACCGTCGCGCTGGCCCGCGCGCTCGACCACCTCACTCGCACCGCCGACCGCGGCGCCGCCGTCGCCGACGTGGCCGCCCGCGCCGCTATCCGCGAGCGAAACGTCTGA
- a CDS encoding DUF6276 family protein, protein MTCPDCGAPTLAFAVPEQYRDALPGESPGAEICTRCLVLRPVADPPAEVPDFTTVGDAVPSNDEAAVPFVLMVGLIPSLATNRAEISELLASVERAGTDPLLALDRLADDPSVDAEADLRARRRQLEQLL, encoded by the coding sequence GTGACCTGTCCCGACTGCGGCGCGCCGACGCTCGCCTTCGCCGTCCCCGAGCAGTACCGCGACGCCCTGCCCGGCGAGAGCCCCGGCGCCGAGATCTGCACCCGCTGTCTCGTCCTTCGACCGGTCGCCGACCCGCCCGCCGAGGTGCCCGACTTCACGACGGTCGGCGACGCCGTCCCGTCGAACGACGAGGCGGCGGTCCCGTTCGTGCTCATGGTCGGGCTGATCCCGTCGCTGGCGACCAACCGCGCGGAGATCTCCGAGCTACTGGCGAGCGTCGAGCGCGCCGGTACCGACCCGCTACTCGCGCTCGACCGCCTCGCCGACGACCCGAGCGTCGACGCCGAGGCGGACCTGCGGGCGCGCCGACGGCAGCTCGAACAGTTGCTGTGA
- a CDS encoding AIM24 family protein, with translation MQLDDFVSENAPDEGGDSFQLENSKLLDIAVDGSVMTKAGAMVAYEGDLSFTGKSSAEGGLTGFIKEAASSEGTPVMEVEGRGHVYVADREKRIQLLDLDAGESISVNGEDVLAFGADVDYEINTIGSIGGASAAGLTNVFLSGPGTVAVTTHGDPLVLEPPVRTDPDATVAWSANLSPGIETDRSLSDAIGQSSGETYQLDFEGSDGFVVVQPYEEGPGGQ, from the coding sequence ATGCAACTCGACGACTTCGTCAGCGAGAACGCCCCCGACGAGGGCGGCGACTCGTTCCAACTGGAGAACAGCAAGCTGCTCGACATCGCGGTCGACGGCTCGGTGATGACCAAGGCCGGCGCGATGGTCGCCTACGAGGGCGACCTCTCGTTCACCGGCAAGTCCTCCGCAGAGGGCGGGCTCACCGGCTTCATCAAGGAGGCCGCCTCCAGCGAGGGGACGCCCGTGATGGAGGTCGAAGGCCGGGGCCACGTCTACGTGGCCGACCGGGAGAAGCGGATCCAGCTCCTCGACCTCGACGCCGGCGAGTCCATCTCGGTCAACGGCGAGGACGTGCTCGCCTTCGGGGCCGACGTGGACTACGAGATCAACACGATCGGCAGCATCGGCGGCGCCTCCGCCGCCGGGCTGACCAACGTCTTCCTCTCCGGACCGGGCACGGTCGCGGTCACGACTCACGGCGACCCGCTCGTGCTGGAGCCGCCGGTGCGGACCGACCCCGACGCGACCGTCGCCTGGAGCGCGAACCTCTCGCCGGGCATCGAGACCGACCGCAGCCTCAGCGACGCGATCGGCCAGTCCTCCGGCGAGACCTACCAGCTCGACTTCGAGGGGTCGGACGGCTTCGTCGTCGTCCAGCCCTACGAGGAAGGCCCGGGCGGGCAGTGA
- the pstB gene encoding phosphate ABC transporter ATP-binding protein PstB, translating into MSETEPKAESTARPAETTAGETDERIREEWRDYEFAGEAKLAVSNLDVHYGDDHALKGVSMDIPEESVTALIGPSGCGKSTFLRCLNRMNDRIKAASIDGSVELDGEEIYQDGVDLVELRKSVGMVFQAPNPFPKSIRDNITYGPRKHGDLDTGLLARLTGRDDSEDADALVRRALEQAAIWDEVEDRLDDNAMGLSGGQQQRLCIARCLAVDPDVILMDEPASALDPIATSKIEDLIEELAEDYTVVVVTHNMQQAARISDQTAVFLTGGELVEYDDTDKIFEDPESQRVEDYVTGKFG; encoded by the coding sequence GAGTGAGACAGAACCGAAAGCGGAGAGCACAGCGCGCCCGGCGGAGACGACCGCGGGCGAGACCGACGAGCGGATCCGCGAGGAGTGGCGCGACTACGAGTTCGCCGGCGAGGCGAAACTCGCCGTCTCCAACCTGGACGTCCACTACGGCGACGACCACGCGCTGAAGGGCGTCTCGATGGACATCCCCGAGGAGAGCGTCACCGCGCTCATCGGCCCCTCCGGTTGCGGCAAGTCGACGTTCCTCCGGTGTCTCAACCGGATGAACGACCGCATCAAGGCCGCCAGCATCGACGGCTCCGTCGAACTCGACGGCGAGGAGATCTACCAGGACGGCGTCGATCTGGTCGAGCTCCGGAAGTCGGTCGGCATGGTGTTCCAGGCCCCCAACCCCTTCCCCAAGTCGATCCGCGACAACATCACCTACGGCCCGCGCAAACACGGCGACCTCGACACGGGGTTGCTGGCGCGGCTCACCGGCCGCGACGACAGCGAGGACGCCGACGCGCTCGTCCGGCGCGCGCTCGAACAGGCGGCCATCTGGGACGAGGTCGAAGACCGGCTGGACGACAACGCGATGGGCCTGTCGGGCGGTCAGCAACAGCGGCTGTGTATCGCTCGCTGTCTCGCGGTCGACCCCGACGTGATCCTCATGGACGAACCCGCCTCCGCGCTGGACCCGATCGCCACCTCGAAGATCGAGGACCTCATCGAGGAGCTCGCCGAGGACTACACCGTCGTCGTCGTCACCCACAACATGCAGCAGGCGGCGCGCATCTCCGACCAGACGGCCGTCTTCCTCACCGGCGGCGAGCTCGTCGAGTACGACGACACCGACAAGATCTTCGAGGACCCCGAGAGCCAGCGCGTCGAGGACTACGTCACCGGGAAGTTCGGGTGA
- a CDS encoding MinD/ParA family ATP-binding protein — MAGYVCTVAGGKGGVGKTTTAVNVAAAMEEEGYDVVVVDADLGMANLGAMLGVEPETSIHQVLAGGRAVSDALTDVQGGITIIPGEQSLEAFADADPAKLKKVIKTLRNAYDVVLIDTGAGLSHETTVPLGLADGVVLITTPDDVAVGDAIKTAELAERVDGEVIGTVLNRTTTETDVEAIADRFDSKLLAVVPDDIEATADEPLVLNAPPSPAADAYVRLTEHLIGIFFEGTEIDEIETAVDRDWFVDDEDDEDEDDDSGGRFGLFG, encoded by the coding sequence ATGGCGGGCTACGTCTGTACAGTTGCCGGTGGGAAAGGTGGAGTCGGCAAGACGACGACCGCGGTCAACGTCGCGGCGGCCATGGAGGAGGAGGGCTACGACGTGGTCGTCGTCGACGCCGATCTGGGAATGGCGAACCTCGGTGCGATGCTCGGCGTCGAGCCGGAGACCAGCATTCACCAGGTCCTCGCCGGCGGTCGCGCCGTCAGCGACGCGCTCACCGACGTGCAGGGCGGGATCACGATCATCCCCGGCGAGCAGAGCCTGGAGGCGTTCGCCGACGCCGACCCCGCGAAGCTCAAGAAGGTCATCAAGACGCTGCGCAACGCCTACGACGTGGTCCTCATCGACACCGGCGCCGGCCTCAGCCACGAGACGACCGTCCCCCTCGGCCTCGCGGACGGCGTCGTCCTCATCACGACGCCCGACGACGTGGCCGTCGGCGACGCGATCAAGACGGCCGAACTCGCCGAGCGGGTCGACGGCGAGGTCATCGGCACCGTCCTCAACCGGACGACCACCGAGACCGACGTGGAGGCCATCGCCGACCGCTTCGACTCGAAGCTGCTCGCGGTGGTCCCCGACGACATCGAGGCGACCGCCGACGAGCCGCTCGTGCTCAACGCCCCGCCCAGCCCCGCCGCCGACGCCTACGTGCGGCTGACCGAGCACCTGATCGGCATCTTCTTCGAAGGCACGGAGATCGACGAGATCGAGACCGCCGTCGACCGCGACTGGTTCGTCGACGACGAGGACGACGAGGACGAAGACGACGACTCGGGCGGCCGCTTCGGGCTGTTCGGCTGA
- the prf1 gene encoding peptide chain release factor aRF-1: MSEQQEQSDKQKYEFRKVIEELKGYSGSGTQLVSIYIPEDRQVSSVVAHVTQEHSEAANIKSKDTRTAVQDALTSIKDRLRYYDTYPPDNGMVVFSGSIDTGGGRSEMITRTLESPPQPIESFRYHCDSDFLTEPLEEMLADKGLFGLIVLDRREANVGWLRGKRVEPVKSASSLVPGKQRKGGQSAQRFARLRLEAIDNFYQEVAGMANDLFVDERHEMDGILVGGPSPTKDEFLDGDYLHHELGDMVLGKFDVAYTDESGLHDLVDAAQDVLDEHEMLQDKKYMEQFFDELHDGDQATYGFGPTRENLNMGAVETLLLSEDLRQDVAIYDCPEGHTERELLGQTESLDDDRACDRCGEEMDGEREDAIDHLMTLADQRGTETYFVSTDFEKGEQLLSAFGGIAGILRYSTGV; the protein is encoded by the coding sequence ATGAGTGAGCAACAGGAACAGTCGGACAAACAGAAATACGAGTTCCGCAAGGTCATCGAGGAGCTCAAGGGCTACAGCGGGTCGGGGACGCAACTGGTCTCGATCTACATCCCGGAGGACCGCCAGGTCAGCAGCGTCGTCGCCCACGTCACCCAGGAGCACAGCGAGGCGGCCAACATCAAGTCCAAGGACACCCGCACGGCCGTCCAGGACGCCCTGACCTCCATCAAGGACCGGCTGCGCTACTACGACACCTACCCGCCGGACAATGGGATGGTCGTCTTCTCGGGGTCGATCGACACCGGCGGCGGCCGCTCGGAGATGATCACCCGCACGCTGGAGAGCCCGCCCCAGCCCATCGAGTCGTTCCGTTACCACTGCGACTCCGATTTCCTCACCGAACCGCTCGAGGAGATGCTCGCCGACAAGGGCCTGTTCGGCCTGATCGTCCTCGACCGACGCGAGGCCAACGTCGGCTGGCTGCGCGGCAAGCGCGTCGAGCCCGTCAAGTCCGCCTCCTCGCTCGTGCCGGGCAAGCAGCGCAAAGGTGGTCAGTCCGCCCAGCGATTCGCCCGACTGCGCCTCGAAGCGATCGACAACTTCTACCAGGAGGTCGCGGGGATGGCCAACGACCTCTTCGTCGACGAACGCCACGAGATGGACGGCATCCTCGTCGGCGGCCCCTCGCCGACCAAAGACGAGTTCCTCGACGGCGACTACCTCCACCACGAACTCGGCGACATGGTCCTCGGGAAGTTCGACGTGGCTTACACCGACGAGTCCGGCCTGCACGACCTCGTCGACGCCGCCCAGGACGTGCTCGACGAGCACGAGATGCTCCAGGACAAGAAGTACATGGAGCAGTTCTTCGACGAACTCCACGACGGCGACCAGGCGACCTACGGCTTCGGTCCCACCCGCGAGAACCTCAACATGGGCGCCGTCGAGACGCTGCTGCTCAGCGAGGACCTCCGTCAGGACGTGGCTATCTACGACTGTCCGGAGGGCCACACCGAGCGGGAACTGCTCGGACAGACCGAGAGCCTCGACGACGACCGGGCCTGTGATCGCTGCGGCGAGGAGATGGACGGCGAGCGCGAGGACGCCATCGACCACCTCATGACGCTCGCCGACCAGCGCGGCACCGAGACCTACTTCGTCTCGACGGACTTCGAGAAGGGCGAACAGCTCCTCTCGGCGTTCGGTGGCATCGCCGGCATCCTGCGGTACTCCACTGGCGTCTAG
- the argS gene encoding arginine--tRNA ligase encodes MYLSLRSEVEDALQAALSALDLPTEDLGIERPPEDVDAAVASSVAFRLAGEVGAPPPKVAADVASEIDPAGYDYLGRVDTQGPYINFFPADRYVADTVERAQSAEYGRLDDRDTSVVVEHTSANPTGPVHVGRARNPIVGDALARVLDFAGYDVDTHYYVNDAGRQVAVFTWAYETFDESDLPEPDRDKSDYELVRYYRKGNAYLEDADDEDAEAAEAEIEAIMQGLEAGDEETYERVGEVVDGVLDGMTQTLERLPAEFDEFVKETRFMRSGATDDVVERLQDLDEAVYEDEAWQLDLSDHGFEKNLVFLRSDDTTLYTTRDIAHHEWKFENYDRAVTVIGEDHKLTFEQLNETLELLGHDTDRLDQVFYSWVNLPGGEGMSTREGTGVDLDDLLDEAIDRARSEVEDRLDDRLRDDDLDSEDVERIAEQVGTGAVRYDIVSKQPTKSITFEWERALDFEAQSAPYVQYVHARACGILGEAEGEGLETAESIDPDLLATDAERDLLRTVARFPAVVEEAAEELEPHRVATYTRSFAEQFNAFYRECPVLTAEDEATRRARLALVAAARETVGNALGLLGVAAPDSM; translated from the coding sequence ATGTATCTCTCCCTGCGCTCGGAGGTCGAGGACGCCCTGCAGGCGGCGCTCTCGGCCCTCGACCTGCCGACCGAGGACCTGGGCATCGAGCGCCCGCCCGAGGACGTCGACGCCGCCGTCGCCTCCAGCGTCGCCTTCCGCCTGGCGGGCGAGGTGGGCGCGCCGCCGCCGAAGGTGGCCGCCGACGTGGCGAGCGAGATCGACCCCGCCGGCTACGACTATCTGGGCCGCGTCGACACCCAGGGACCGTACATCAACTTCTTCCCGGCCGACCGCTACGTCGCCGACACCGTCGAGCGCGCCCAGTCGGCCGAGTACGGCCGGCTCGACGACCGCGACACCTCCGTCGTCGTCGAACACACCAGCGCGAACCCGACCGGCCCGGTCCACGTCGGTCGCGCCCGCAACCCCATCGTCGGCGACGCGCTCGCCCGCGTGCTCGACTTCGCCGGCTACGACGTGGACACCCACTACTACGTCAACGACGCCGGCCGCCAGGTCGCCGTGTTCACCTGGGCCTACGAGACCTTCGACGAGTCCGACCTGCCCGAGCCCGACCGCGACAAATCCGACTACGAACTCGTCCGCTACTACCGCAAAGGCAACGCCTACCTCGAAGACGCCGACGACGAGGACGCCGAGGCCGCCGAAGCGGAGATCGAGGCCATCATGCAGGGGCTCGAAGCCGGCGACGAGGAAACTTACGAGCGGGTCGGCGAGGTCGTCGACGGCGTGCTCGACGGGATGACCCAGACCCTGGAACGACTCCCCGCGGAGTTCGACGAGTTCGTCAAGGAGACGCGGTTCATGCGCTCGGGCGCGACCGACGACGTGGTCGAGCGCCTGCAGGACCTCGACGAGGCCGTCTACGAGGACGAGGCCTGGCAGCTCGATCTGTCCGACCACGGCTTCGAGAAGAACCTCGTCTTCCTGCGCTCGGACGACACCACCCTCTACACGACCCGCGACATCGCCCACCACGAGTGGAAGTTCGAGAACTACGACCGCGCCGTCACCGTCATCGGCGAGGACCACAAGCTCACCTTCGAGCAGCTCAACGAGACGCTTGAACTGCTGGGCCACGACACCGACCGGCTCGACCAGGTGTTCTACTCGTGGGTGAACCTCCCCGGCGGCGAGGGGATGTCCACCCGCGAGGGGACCGGCGTCGACCTCGACGACCTGCTCGACGAGGCCATCGACCGCGCGCGGAGCGAGGTCGAGGACCGGCTGGACGACCGCCTGCGCGACGACGACCTCGACAGCGAGGACGTGGAACGCATCGCCGAACAGGTCGGGACCGGCGCCGTGCGCTACGACATCGTCTCCAAGCAACCCACCAAGTCGATCACCTTCGAGTGGGAGCGCGCGCTGGACTTCGAGGCCCAGTCGGCGCCGTACGTCCAGTACGTCCACGCCCGGGCCTGCGGCATCCTCGGCGAGGCCGAGGGCGAGGGGCTCGAAACGGCCGAGAGTATCGATCCGGACCTGCTCGCCACCGACGCCGAGCGCGACCTCCTGCGGACGGTCGCCCGCTTCCCCGCGGTCGTCGAGGAGGCCGCCGAGGAGCTCGAACCCCACCGCGTCGCCACCTACACCCGTAGCTTCGCCGAGCAGTTCAACGCCTTCTACCGGGAGTGTCCCGTCCTGACCGCCGAGGACGAGGCGACCCGCCGCGCCCGGCTCGCGCTGGTCGCCGCCGCCCGCGAGACCGTCGGCAACGCCCTCGGCCTCCTGGGCGTCGCCGCGCCGGACTCGATGTAG
- the phoU gene encoding phosphate signaling complex protein PhoU, which yields MTREGYRASLDDLRADVRALGDDALTQLDDGLTALETGDDDLAEAVIDGDAEINDRYLELEGDCVDLLALQQPVASDLRFVAASFKILTDLERVADLATNLGRYALAAERPADEVDVRAIGADARDQVAAALDAYEAGDAEACRAVAARDDELDAHCQRASERVVRDLLEGEAGEDSWAVERVLDDVSRLLLTIRDLERVGDHGVNVAARTLYMIETDPELLY from the coding sequence GTGACGCGCGAGGGATACCGGGCGTCGCTCGACGACCTGCGGGCCGACGTGCGCGCGCTGGGCGACGACGCGCTCACGCAACTCGACGACGGCCTGACCGCCCTGGAGACCGGCGACGACGACCTCGCCGAGGCGGTGATCGACGGCGACGCCGAGATCAACGACCGCTATCTCGAACTGGAAGGCGACTGCGTTGACCTGCTGGCGCTCCAGCAGCCGGTCGCCTCGGATCTCCGGTTCGTCGCCGCCTCGTTCAAGATCCTCACCGACCTCGAACGGGTGGCCGACCTGGCGACCAACCTCGGCCGCTACGCGCTGGCGGCCGAGCGACCGGCCGACGAGGTGGATGTGCGGGCTATCGGCGCCGACGCCCGCGATCAGGTGGCGGCGGCGCTGGACGCCTACGAGGCGGGCGACGCCGAGGCCTGCCGCGCGGTCGCCGCTCGCGACGACGAACTCGACGCCCACTGCCAGCGCGCCAGCGAACGGGTCGTCCGCGACCTCCTCGAAGGCGAGGCCGGGGAGGACTCGTGGGCGGTCGAACGGGTACTGGACGACGTGTCCCGGCTCCTCCTCACGATCCGGGACCTCGAACGCGTCGGCGACCACGGGGTCAACGTCGCCGCGCGGACGCTGTACATGATCGAGACGGACCCCGAGTTGCTCTACTGA
- a CDS encoding halo transducer protein, whose product MHDSTNDTDTAGETIETGDGTDGAELDGLAVETAVERVRAREPDRDPETVRAALSFAAADGVVGRDALGESLKLTSKVLTTAETRVELAEIALDDARAAAEDAPDLPTVEARLDGFEAEVAAVADRAAALGEELQSVVDDREDPAARFAVADGLRRVDERARAVQRTADEIQFDLEDFERWLGDHAVRVRELGEDVDALATSLDDLATAADAIEAAVADDPEAAGRDPDDPARVWFDATLSHRATGLTVADLRAELDDLQTWADRAGADPVDDGGLDDLAGRLDDLDRRREGLGDRLDAVAEPEWTDRFGEAVAAVESGLADCEPPVDWGVVGSVLEEHRDGLESGA is encoded by the coding sequence ATGCACGACAGCACGAACGACACCGACACGGCCGGAGAAACGATCGAAACGGGCGACGGAACCGACGGTGCGGAACTCGACGGCCTCGCGGTCGAGACGGCCGTCGAGCGCGTCCGCGCCCGCGAGCCCGACCGCGACCCGGAGACCGTCCGGGCCGCGCTGTCGTTCGCCGCCGCCGACGGCGTCGTCGGCCGCGACGCTCTGGGGGAGTCGCTGAAGCTCACCTCGAAGGTGCTCACGACCGCGGAGACGCGGGTCGAACTCGCCGAGATCGCGCTGGACGACGCCCGAGCGGCCGCCGAGGACGCCCCGGACTTGCCGACCGTCGAGGCTCGCCTGGACGGCTTCGAGGCCGAGGTAGCCGCCGTCGCCGACCGCGCCGCCGCCCTCGGCGAGGAGCTCCAGTCGGTCGTCGACGACCGCGAGGACCCCGCCGCGCGGTTCGCCGTCGCCGACGGCCTCCGCCGGGTCGACGAACGGGCGCGGGCGGTTCAGCGGACCGCCGACGAGATCCAGTTCGATCTGGAGGACTTCGAGCGCTGGCTCGGTGACCACGCCGTCCGCGTCCGCGAACTCGGCGAGGACGTCGACGCGCTCGCGACCTCGCTCGACGACCTGGCGACCGCCGCGGACGCTATCGAGGCGGCGGTCGCGGACGACCCCGAAGCGGCCGGGAGGGACCCGGACGACCCCGCCCGAGTCTGGTTCGACGCGACGCTCAGCCACCGCGCGACCGGCCTCACCGTCGCCGACCTGCGGGCCGAACTCGACGACCTGCAGACGTGGGCCGACCGCGCGGGCGCCGATCCCGTCGACGACGGCGGTCTGGACGACCTGGCCGGTCGGCTCGACGACCTCGACCGTCGCCGCGAGGGGCTGGGCGACCGACTCGACGCGGTCGCCGAGCCCGAGTGGACCGACCGCTTCGGCGAGGCGGTCGCGGCCGTCGAGTCGGGCCTGGCCGACTGCGAACCGCCGGTCGACTGGGGCGTCGTGGGGTCGGTTCTGGAGGAGCACCGCGACGGCCTCGAATCGGGCGCGTAA
- a CDS encoding histidine kinase N-terminal 7TM domain-containing protein, translating into MSGFAALSSWLAVGSLAAAGGTFALVAYLRRHLGKPGAGWLVATLVAQGLFCLLAGASLAVSEPGARFVMESLTWAALAWVGPLFLAFALEYTGRSGLLDGWTMVPVAALTSVVVATAPVNGVVLRAFRIDSVAPAVTVSYALEPWGLFAFALGTGTAGIAVALMVDTVLSYGPLYRREAAAVALSTVTPTIGVVMWAFGLGSDPSLAFVAVLFVPHVLLDAYAFVESGMFETNPTTRRAADRTAIDDIGTPVLVLDPDARVVDYNDAADPLLEADREGTTLLGTPISSLVDVGADPAPDGGAAAGVGASAPTSAGPGEADELVTVRSGGRRREFLVSRSTLTDPKGATVGTTLVFQDVTRERRREQRLDVLNRVLRHNLRNKMTAVAGNAELIADRSDDERLTDIADIIDSSARELIDIGEKARTFEQCRRDGPRYRTVDLDAVLTDAVADYRGAAARVDVNVDGDATPATDPELLRIVVANLVENSVDHVDDPTVSVTATADGGELRVTVADDGPGIPDGELAPLDAGTETQLEHATGIGLWVVQWSVDSLGGTVSFDTDDGTVVTVRIPDGPGGFGAKPSDPAPTDADT; encoded by the coding sequence GTGAGCGGATTCGCCGCACTCTCGTCGTGGCTGGCGGTCGGGTCGCTGGCGGCGGCGGGTGGGACGTTCGCGCTGGTCGCCTACCTGCGGCGCCACCTCGGCAAGCCGGGGGCCGGCTGGCTCGTCGCGACGCTGGTCGCACAGGGACTGTTCTGTCTGCTGGCCGGCGCGTCGCTGGCCGTCTCGGAGCCGGGTGCCCGGTTCGTCATGGAGTCGCTGACCTGGGCGGCGCTGGCGTGGGTCGGGCCGCTGTTTCTGGCGTTCGCGCTGGAGTACACCGGCCGGAGCGGGCTGCTCGACGGGTGGACGATGGTGCCGGTCGCGGCGCTGACCTCGGTGGTCGTCGCGACGGCGCCGGTCAACGGCGTGGTCCTGCGGGCGTTCCGGATCGACTCCGTCGCTCCCGCGGTGACGGTGAGCTACGCGCTCGAACCGTGGGGGCTGTTCGCGTTCGCTCTCGGGACGGGGACCGCGGGCATCGCGGTGGCCCTGATGGTCGACACCGTGTTGAGCTACGGCCCCCTCTATCGACGCGAGGCCGCCGCCGTCGCGCTCAGCACCGTCACGCCGACGATCGGAGTGGTGATGTGGGCGTTCGGCCTGGGGTCGGACCCCTCGCTGGCGTTCGTCGCGGTGCTGTTCGTCCCCCACGTCCTGCTGGACGCCTACGCGTTCGTCGAGAGCGGGATGTTCGAGACGAACCCGACGACCCGCCGGGCCGCCGACCGCACCGCGATCGACGACATCGGGACGCCCGTGCTCGTGCTCGACCCCGACGCCCGCGTCGTCGACTACAACGACGCCGCCGACCCCCTGCTGGAGGCCGACCGCGAGGGGACGACCCTGCTCGGTACCCCCATCTCGTCGCTGGTCGACGTCGGCGCCGACCCGGCCCCCGACGGCGGTGCCGCCGCCGGGGTCGGTGCGAGTGCGCCCACGAGCGCCGGGCCCGGCGAGGCCGACGAACTCGTCACCGTCCGCTCGGGCGGGCGCCGTCGGGAGTTCCTCGTCTCGCGGTCGACGCTGACCGACCCGAAGGGCGCGACCGTCGGGACGACGCTCGTCTTCCAGGACGTGACCCGCGAGCGCCGGCGCGAGCAACGGCTCGACGTGCTCAACCGCGTGCTCCGACATAACCTGCGCAACAAGATGACCGCCGTCGCCGGCAACGCCGAACTCATCGCCGACCGGAGCGACGACGAGCGCCTGACCGACATCGCGGACATCATCGACAGCAGCGCCCGCGAACTCATCGACATCGGCGAGAAGGCCCGCACGTTCGAGCAGTGTCGTCGCGACGGGCCGCGTTACCGGACGGTCGACCTCGACGCCGTCCTGACCGACGCGGTCGCCGACTACCGCGGCGCGGCCGCGAGGGTCGACGTGAACGTCGACGGCGACGCGACCCCCGCGACCGACCCGGAACTGCTCCGGATCGTCGTCGCCAACCTTGTCGAAAATTCGGTCGACCACGTCGACGACCCCACGGTCTCCGTGACGGCGACCGCCGACGGAGGCGAGCTCCGGGTGACCGTCGCCGACGACGGCCCCGGAATCCCCGACGGGGAGCTGGCACCGCTCGACGCCGGCACCGAGACCCAGCTCGAACACGCCACCGGTATCGGCCTGTGGGTCGTCCAGTGGAGCGTCGACTCGCTCGGCGGCACCGTCTCCTTCGACACCGACGACGGCACCGTCGTCACCGTCCGCATCCCCGACGGCCCCGGCGGCTTCGGCGCGAAGCCCTCCGACCCCGCGCCGACCGACGCTGATACATAG